Genomic window (Synechococcus sp. LA31):
CTTCAACCGAGCGATCTCCTCCTCCATCGCGCCGTACACGAAGTAGAGGTCGGCCACGAGCTTGCGATAGCTGGCCTTATCCACCACACCCTTGAGGAAGCAGCTCACAAAGCCGGTGTTCTCGGCCATGGTGTGGGACTTTTTGGTCCCTTCACGCAGTTGGGCAGCAAGGGCGACAGACATGGCGACGGTCCGCAGTCAGCTCACGGGCAGGTGGCCAAACGTAGTGGGACTTTCCCTGGCCATGGCGCCAAGGTTGCGAAGGGTTACGCAACGCTGGCCTCAGGCCGCATCGGCCGCCTGACTCTCCGAGGGAAAGAGTTCAAAGACGCCGCGCACGAAGCGATGCAGGGCCTCCACCACCGGCGGCTGGGGCAAATGGCTGCCGGTGGGTTGCCAATCGCCCACGCTGGCCAAGCGCCAACGCTCCGATTCATAGGTGAGGCCTCGGATCATCACCCCCAGCAACCGGGGCCTGGCCGCACCACCGCCCGGGGCACGCTCCAGCCGCAACTGCACCAGGAACGAGCGGCACTGGCTGCGGGGGCTCCAGCCAGGCAGATGAAAGGAGAGATCGAGGCTTTCCTGCTCGGCGTGGGCGCGGGTCTGGGGATCGTCGCGCCAGGGGGCGAGATTGGCGCGTGCATCCGGGAAGTGCTGACGGAACAGCACTGCAACGGCCGCCACCGACTGCGCCAGTTGCACGGATCGAACTTGCTCGGACGCGTTCATGCCGTTGCCCCTGCAGCAGAACTGCGAGTCCCCAAAACCTAGGCTCACTCCACCGATCGCGCCGCTCCCGGTCAGCAACAGCCCATGGCCAGCTACGAGAAGCTCACCGCCCCATCCGAGGGCACAGCCATCCGCTTCGAGAACGGCCATCCGATCGTTCCAAACGACCCGATCATTCCCTTCATCCGCGGCGATGGCACCGGCGTGGACATCTGGCCCGCCACCCAGAAGGTGCTGGATGCAGCAGTGGCTAAGGCCTATGGCGGCGAGCGCCGCATCGAGTGGTTCAAGGTGTACGCCGGCGACGAGGCCTGCGACCTCTACGGCACCTATCAGTACCTGCCTGAAGACACCCTTGAAGCGATCCGCACCTACGGCGTGGCGATCAAGGGCCCGCTCACCACACCGATCGGTGGCGGCATCCGTTCGCTGAATGTGGCTCTACGCCAGATCTTCGATCTGTATTGCTGCGTGCGCCCCTGCCGCTACTACGAGGGAACCCCCAGCCCCCACAAGCGGCCCGAAGACCTCGACGTGATCGTGTATCGCGAAAACACCGAGGACATCTACATGGGGATCGAGTGGGAAGCCAATGACCCCGTCTGCCTCGATTTGATCAAGCACCTCAACGAGGTGGTAATCCCGGCCAACGGCAAGCTCGGCAAGCGCCAGATCCCGGCCGGCTCAGGCATCGGCATCAAGCCGGTGAGCAAGCACGGCAGCCAGCGCCACATCCGCAAAGCGATTCAGCACGCCCTGCGCCTGGAGGGCGATCAGCGCCATGTGACCCTGGTGCACAAGGGCAACATCATGAAGTTCACCGAGGGCTCCT
Coding sequences:
- a CDS encoding NADP-dependent isocitrate dehydrogenase yields the protein MASYEKLTAPSEGTAIRFENGHPIVPNDPIIPFIRGDGTGVDIWPATQKVLDAAVAKAYGGERRIEWFKVYAGDEACDLYGTYQYLPEDTLEAIRTYGVAIKGPLTTPIGGGIRSLNVALRQIFDLYCCVRPCRYYEGTPSPHKRPEDLDVIVYRENTEDIYMGIEWEANDPVCLDLIKHLNEVVIPANGKLGKRQIPAGSGIGIKPVSKHGSQRHIRKAIQHALRLEGDQRHVTLVHKGNIMKFTEGSFRDWGYELATTEFRDVCVTERESWILDNADSNTGLSIEANARMVDPGYDALTPEKKEAICAEVKGVLDAIGASHGNGQWKQMVMVDDRIADSIFQQIQTRPADYSILATLNLNGDYISDAAAAVVGGLGMAPGANIGDNAAIFEATHGTAPKHAGLDRINPGSVILSGVMMLEYMGWQEAADLITAGLSAAIANKEVTYDLARLMEPRVEPVSCSGFADAVIKHFEG